CATTCATCCCAGGTGTAAAGTATTAGATACGTTACTTACTCCCCAACTAGAAGGATTCGGCTATACAATACTAACAGTGCTCACATTAACATTCATCCCAGGTGTAAAGTTAGTTGACTCCTAGTCTTTCACTATCAGATAAGCATTAGTCCCCAACTATAAGCAGTTGGCCATACTGTAGTAGCTCTTtcgttaaatttatttattgttaATGGCACAAGTCACAAGTAGTATTATAATGCATCCATTGCAGGAACAAATATATTTCTCATCCATAGGATTGACATATTAATAATGAAAACTATAGAAATTTGCGTTTCTATGCTGCACATCCATTCCACTACTGTCTTCTATTCATGCAAAATAAACAACTGACTGAACATCTAAAACAACTAAATACCAGGAATTGGGTGCACAGCTACTAATTCCATAATAAATGGGGCAGAGATAATGATAGCTCAGGTACTGGGAGGGAATTTGGGAGAAAAATCAGTATTCGAGAGAGATTGAAAACAAGACAAGTAAAGCTGAGAGCTCAACATTGACGACATTGGGTTCCGTGTATTGAGTTTCAGTTTAAGTTCAAGCTTGAGGTCACCAAGCAAATGCAAACAGAAAGGAAAAAAGATAAATATACCATGATAATTTCGCCAGAACTCTagcaatattcacaataaaaggcATCACAATATATTTGGGGCACAAATCCTGAAAGTCCCCAACATTTTGCAGCCTCACATACGTGACTATGCAGTATCAAATGTATTGTGCACAGATCATGCAATTAtttgaaggaaaaaaattatttgaaggaaAACTACAAATGAATTATCTTTCCATTAAAATCCAGGGGCTTGAAAGATGAGAAAAAGGAAGAAGAGACCAGTGGTAGAGAAAAGAACACACTAAAgagaaaataatatattttagacGTATCAGCACTCAGCAGACAAATATCGTTCCAGCTTCAGCATTCTTCTTATGCAATGTCTTATAAGTTTTGACAACCATTTATCCATTAGCTCTCAAATGTTGTCCTCCGCCAATTACCAAAGTTTGATAATTAGTAGACACTGAAAATAGTTATCTGGCAATACCTGGACAAGaagtgggacaagatcaggatCACTCATGCTAAGGTCAATTCTCTCATCCATTCGCAACTTCCCCCCATTGAAGCCAAATAATCTGTATAAACAACATAAAAATTACCGTTCTACCAGGCAAAAGTCAGAAACTTACAAATCATTAGAAGCAGCCTCATTTGCTAGACATATTGATTGAAAAGGCAATGGATATGATACCTTCTCACACTGATATACAAGGGAAAATGGCATTCATACGCAAGGGACCAATAATTAGCAGTCAAGTTACCAACTACTTCCTGTAGCTCGCTCATTTTGACCCCCAATCACGTATATAAAGGAATTCAATAGGAGTTATATCCACACAAAAAATACCATTAAAAGACCAAAAACATTAAAACATAAAGAGTAGCAAAAATAACATCTAACAAACAATTGAAATCCAAACATCTAAAGACGGTCATACTTATCAACAGCCGTGAAGGGTGAAATATCTTCGTCCTTGGAACTGTTTTGAAGGCGCTGCTTGATGTCATCAAAATTAAGGACTGCCAAAGAGAGACTCATATACTGCAACTGGTTCAGGGCCATTCGCATATCTCCATTGACTCTTTCTGCCAGTTCCTCCAATGCAATCTATGATTGTAAAGCATCTCAACCAGTAATATAAGTAGACATGCAATGATTAATGATTTGTGGCAAAAGTTGATAGTTTCTAATTTAAGATAAAATGTCTACAAGCTCCAATCTCTCAGTTCCATCACCCTCCTCGCCCGCCTCCCCAAAAAAAAGAACCAGAGGAGAATAAGAGAGATGAAAAAAGTGCAATggaaaaaatatcaataattcaTTCATCGATCGACACTTTCAAGGTTATGCCAAAATGTGAGTTTAATGGCACAATTAAAATTCAGTATCCTATAAATATCTGCCAATCTCAAAAGCACGTTATGAAACAAGCATAATATAACAAAATGGAAACATTTAAAAAGGGAAATAAGAACATTTAGAAAGTTAAAgcattaatatataaaaaatcgTTCATCAAAGATTGTACCTCATTAACTTGGAGGTGTTCTGCATTTGCTATCTGTGATAATCTTTTTGCCATCTATCAATGCCACCACCATAAACATCAAAGACTTGAATGAAATAATTATCACGCTGAATGCAGCAATAAAAACTCAAAAGACTAGCACCAATAGGTTCTGGCTGTCATCGTTTTTACCAAAAAATTAACTCAAAAAATATCAAGAGTGAAGAGTTTGATGCTTCGGGGACGGGATTGTGTTTGAATATCGATTCAAAGTGTCTGTCATGTATATAAAACTGAAGATTCCaacagtaatcaatacatattcGTGATACATGCACATTCATGCATAAGATGAATAGACCAAAAGAGACCTGCTGCTTTGTTGGTTTACGATAGCTAAGGAGTAAGCAGTAGTTCACTAGGCTTTTAAGTTTCTGGCTATAACGATCATTACAGATGCATATAATAGGAATTTTTGAAATCTTGATACTGGCAATAAGATCCGCTATTCCACCTCTATCTCCAGCAGACATGCCATCAACCTCATCCATGATAAGAACAGTATTTGGGTTCTGAGAACTGTAATAGCAGTAAAAAAACAGTTAAAGTACACCTAAGTTACTTTCTAATGGCAAGCATAGTAGCAACCGACCGTTCCATGTTAGGATTCAAGCCTTCATTGCTAACAAGTTCTTTGATAGAATTAGAAGTACTTCCACCAATTCCTTTCTGAATTTTAGCATCAGCCTTTCCACGACTGTCACTTGCATTAACCTAAAGGAAATGAACATGGTCAATTTATGCACAAGTATGGCCATACTTTAAAACAAAAGGGATAAATTGACACAAACACCTACCTCAATTGCACGGAAACCAAGCATCTGACTAACCAACTTCGCAGATGTTGTTTTCCCAATGCCTGGCGTCCCACTCAACAATACACACTTTTTAGCACCAGAATCATTCGGCttctttccttttcctttttgcCCTGCATTAAGGAATTGTTGATTCCAATTTGCGAGCCAATCATGAAGCTGTTTCACCTGCATTCAACATGCTATTGTCACTAACAACATACAGATACAGACCCTCACCTCCCAAGAAAGATGAATTAAAAATACATACCAATGACTGGTTCCCAACAATATCATTAGGAACCTTTGGCTTATATTTTTCAGTCCATGGCAACAGATTTTGTGTGGATGGTAGTTTGGAATAAACAGCAGAAGGCGTCAAACCTTTGGCATCCTTGCTTGCAACAATATGGCCAACTTGTTCTAGCAAAACCATTGAAATCCAACAAGTAAAAACTAATTTAAAGAAAGCACAGAAgtaaaaatcacaaaaacaaAAGAAGAAGAGTCAAAGGTTGTCAGCTTTCACTCCTGAAGGATAAATTTACGTTTAAAAACTAGCTTCCTGAAAAGTTGAAACAGAATCAAATGAAGCATCTACTCAAGTACTCAAACTTTAATGCCCACAGTGGAAAAGATAAACATTAGCTATCGTCTGACATTTTATGGTGATATCATGCACAACAAAGTAAGTTAATTTCTACCGGCAGCTTCATGAAAACACATGATCAATCAAATTGTGGTTCATGGAAACATACTCAATTGTTCTGGCTTTTGAAGGCTCTTCTTTGTAGGAGATGGAACAACCTTATCCGCTGTCTTCTTTGTTGCTTGCGCAGTTGCTGAATTATTTGATGCACGAATCATGTCAAATAAACCATCCTCTGTAAGAAAGACGGTGCTGGGgaaagataatttttttaaaaaaatcaacaaaCTGATGGAGAAAGGAGAAATGTCAAATACATGGCAAATAAAAACAGATTACTAACCCAAGTTCTTTGGCCTTCTCAGACTTCCGTCCGCCAATATCTTCATCACATAGAAGATAATTCTGCAAAGAGCACAATCGATTATTAGCTGATAAAATCATGCCATGAATAAGTAGTAACAATAAAAAGTCAACAATTCACCGTCTTTTTGCTGACAGATCCAGTAACACGCCCACCGTGACGCTTGATCAAATCCTCAGCTTCTTCTCTTTCCAAACTGGAACAAGAATAGCACAGAAAAGGCAAGTTTAACTAAGTCAATGATAATCGAATCACCAATCCGAGATAGAGAAGCAGTGCACATCACAAACGAGTGCATTTAACTGTATGTGAACATGCAACCTTGAAGGCACACACATTCACTCGCACAGGCTTTACGGTCTATACTTATGGAGTCCCAAATAGTATGCGATTACACATGCCAGAGCTAGACATGCAAGTCCCATAAGTACAAACCCAATAAGATCAGGTTACCTGTCGAGTGTTCCACTGATCACAAAAGTTAAACCATCTAAACAGTTAGCAGCACCTGTAGGAACTTCCTGATAAACAAGAAACCAAATCCTGTCAACAAGTggctttttccaaaaaggttatAAGATTCTCTAAGTTCTCACCTTCTCTCCTTTATGAGGAGGATCTTTCCTCTCCCCAAAGTTCATGAATCCACCCCTACCTCTACCACCTCTTCCTCTCGCACTTGCTGGGACACCTCTTCCACCACGGCCTCGTCCGCCAGATTTTACAGATTTAACATCCTTATCGTCGACATCCTCTTCCTCGCTTCCAGCAACATCCATACTTTTTGCATTTATTGGAGTGGCTGAAGAATCTTTTGCACCACGACCCTTTCCAGCAGCATTTGAATTCGATTTTATTTTTGCATAATCATCGTCATCACTTTCCGCAGTAAACTTTCGAGAACTTTTTGTAACAGAACCAATTCTCCTCTTGCCAGGAGTGGTACCCATTGTACTCTTCCTCGAGGAAGATGAGATGAAATCTCCATCTTCATCATCGTCGTCAATCTCAATTTTGTGGATTTTTTTCTCCGGTGGCGGCTTTAATTTTTTAGACAACACACCGCCATCACCTCGACCCTTCCTTTTTGTAGAAACTTCCTTGACTCCCGTCTCATCTTCTACATTTTGTTTATCTTTAGCAAAATATTTGCTTGTTTTCCTTCTACCAAGAAAATCTTCTCCTTGTGCCTATGatccaaaaataaaagaaaacatGTGATGTGGATAGCTGATTTTTCAATATCATATTCCTGACCAAATAAATAAACTGCATCAATAAAAAAGATGATGCCAAGATATTGATCCAATGAAATCTGTAACTTGATGGGCTCTTTAATCCATAGAGTTGTTTGTGTCAACATGCTTCACCAGTTTGTGTTGCTTGTTCTTAAATGCGAGGAATACAACACGGCTATTCCATATTTCCACCACATAAATCCTTAACATACAAGTACATTATTAGATACATCAAACAAAGCACAGTTCCAGGATATATATTTCTCTGCACCGCCATCTCAGTAATCTTATCCTAAGATAAGAATCATTCGTTATTTTTGTATTTACCGAAAAATAAATCAGCAATGAAGAATCAATAATTGCATTTCTTTAGCATAAGAATCCAgttaaaatgaaaattaaaatcaGCAATTTATAAACCGGAAataagatagtttcagagaagAAAGTTCGAACCACTTTTTCAGGCTGAGGATCGGCACCAGGAGGTTTTTCGGGAGTCAAGGACTTAGCTGGCTTCGATGCATTGTCACTCCCAGCACCTTTTTCATGTTGCTTCATGAACCATTTCCTTATATCTGACTGTGATTGTTACAAACTATTTTAATGATATCCACATCAAGACGAATACCCAACATTCACCCCCCCAAATGAAAAGTCGAAATACTAATATAGAACGTGGAAGACATATCAACAATATTAACCCCACAAAATAAGCTAAAAGACAAACAAAAAACCATAGATGTGCAACAAAGGTAAATGCATGTTGTGTGTAACTTGGAACTTACCATCGATAAATTTTTCACCGGCTTGTGAAGTATTGCACTTCTAAAATAATCTGGAACAAGGGAAAGAAAACTTATATTTGCAGTGAATGAGCCTAAAAATATCCAAAATCAAGAAATCTAGGTAGCCTGTTCTGAGAAATTAGTTACAGGAACAAGATGCTTATGAAATTTTTGCAGGGAGATTTGGATTTCACCCAGAGTTTTGGGAAATATTCCAAAGTATAATCAACAGACTCTTCATGATTCAATAGCCCACCTAGCCCATTTTGTAAAATTGGCCGCTCTTTAATGATTCAAAACTGCGGGTATAAAATAAGCCAAGTTGGCTCGTGAGCCATTCACTTGAAACCTACTACCGCAAAGCTCAAGCTTTGACATGATAGTTTGAAATCTTGCGACCCGGTTAGCAAGCTTTGTATTTATCACTATAATTTTTTTGATCGTTCAATATATGATATCTTATATGTACTCAATTCTGAAACTGGTCGAATAACAACTAACTGATCGAAAATTCATGACCTCGGACACAAGCTCAACTGAAGCTCAAGTCTTACACAACCCAAATCAAAACCCACCAAGTCCATTACTATATAATGAATGCAGCAACACAGCAACACACATAAACACAAACTcgattatataaatataaatggtGATAAAGCAGGCAGAATGAGAATCACTGAGCGTGCCAGAGTGCGAGTGCGTGCGAGTGGAGGAGGGCGGAAGATAACCGGAAACCGAAGACAAATATGTATGCTGAACCGATCTGCAAAAGGAGAGGAGGGTTTCGCAAGAAAGAAGCGCCAGGCTCGATCGGTAACGCTTGTTCAATTGATTTTCCTAATAAACAAGAGAGAGAGGAAGTGGAAAAAAAGAGATATGGGCCTTAGCATTGATATTGGGCTTTTacacaaccgtcgctatattaagctACGGTTATAACAATTCCGTCGCTATATTGAAGGACGGTTTTTTTTAAACGACGGTTTTGAGAAACACTGccataaaattcacaaataaaaattaaaatcatgtattaaattttcttttaaaaaaaaaattttaaaacgtgATGTAcgaagaaaaattaaaattatgcattaaattttctttcaaaaaaagCTTTAAAACCTGATGTGTGAAGATACGTAATTTCACGTAACGTTGGAAAATCGCAAGAAAAATTTATAGAGTTTCGCTAAAAATGTTCGCGAATCTCAGTATATAAAGAATCATAGCAACGGTCTTCGAAATACCGTCGCTATGGGCGACGGTATTTTGTTTTTCCGTCGCCAATAGCCGTCTTGTTTTCCGTCGCCAATGGCGACGGCTATTGGCGACGGCTATTTCATAAACCGTCGCCTaatagatcggcgacggtttatgcataaccgtcgctaaaagcaAAGTTGATAGCGACAGTGGCTTCATGAACCATTTCCTTATATCCGACTGTGGTTGTTACAAACTATTTTAATGATATCCACGAATACCCAACATTCACCCCCCCAGATGAAAAGTCGAAATACTAATATAGAATAAATTCAACAAAAACATATGATTAAAAGGCCCAAATTGTTTAAATCTCACACAAACAAGAAATTAAATCTCAACccattatttataaaaatcccTTCTACGCACCAAAAGTTgaagaaatttaaaaaatcgCAAACAGAGTCAAATAGTGAGAGAAATGAATAATTACCTTTCGGTATTTGCTTCCCTTGGCAGTGAGAGTCCCCGCAAGGCGGTTAAGAGTTCTTTTTGTATAAATTAATCAAATCAAAACCAAACCAAATTAAAATTAGTTAATTAATGGGTTCAACACAGCGTGCATTTGACTGAATCAGAAAATTTCATTTTACGCTAGAAACACTGGTAGCTTAGAAGAAAATATCCGGATAAAGATAACGAAAAGCGAGATTAAATTCAGAGATAAATTTGATATTTCCATGTATACATTGTCTTAACgggtttattattattaatttttaaacaaattCAAAAGTAGTATAGATGGTGAGTATTGCAAAACTCCACCATTGTTGCCGGATGCTGCAAATTAAATTTTCAACGTCTGCTGTAGGCTACAATGGATAATTTTATTGAGGAGTCAAGTTTGTGAACCTAGGTccttcaattatttttttaccTCCGACTTCTAAATGAAAtctaaaaatattattgatgCGACAAAGATCACAACCTCGactctttttaagaaaaaataataataattgaaggACATGATTTCAAAAAACCCGGCTCCATAATAAAATCGGAGAAAAATATCGAGAGACGAGGCTCAGAGCTGCGGCCTGCGGCTCTTtttaaaaaatcgaaaaaaataatttaagaaTCGTCATTCACAACCCcgaattctaaataaaatcgaaaAATAGTATTAAGGGTCAAGGTTTTCACCTCAGCTTAATAAATTTGGAAATAATTATGGAGAGGTTTGGATtcgcactacaaaaaaaaaatagtgacGGTCAAACCGTCGCGAAAAGGgtaaagcgacggttttaatgaCGGTTTAGCGGTCCGTAACTGGAGTTAGCGCCGCCTTCTAAAGcgacgatttattaaaaataataaactgTTGCTGCAATAGCGACGGTTGACGATAAACCGTTGCTTATTttgtttagcgacggttttcagtCGTTTATTttgattagcgacggttttcttaaaaaccgtcgctattatagcgacggacttagtaaaaccgtcgtta
This Primulina eburnea isolate SZY01 chromosome 2, ASM2296580v1, whole genome shotgun sequence DNA region includes the following protein-coding sequences:
- the LOC140823209 gene encoding replication factor C subunit 1, whose product is MSDIRKWFMKQHEKGAGSDNASKPAKSLTPEKPPGADPQPEKVAQGEDFLGRRKTSKYFAKDKQNVEDETGVKEVSTKRKGRGDGGVLSKKLKPPPEKKIHKIEIDDDDEDGDFISSSSRKSTMGTTPGKRRIGSVTKSSRKFTAESDDDDYAKIKSNSNAAGKGRGAKDSSATPINAKSMDVAGSEEEDVDDKDVKSVKSGGRGRGGRGVPASARGRGGRGRGGFMNFGERKDPPHKGEKEVPTGAANCLDGLTFVISGTLDSLEREEAEDLIKRHGGRVTGSVSKKTNYLLCDEDIGGRKSEKAKELGTVFLTEDGLFDMIRASNNSATAQATKKTADKVVPSPTKKSLQKPEQLKQVGHIVASKDAKGLTPSAVYSKLPSTQNLLPWTEKYKPKVPNDIVGNQSLVKQLHDWLANWNQQFLNAGQKGKGKKPNDSGAKKCVLLSGTPGIGKTTSAKLVSQMLGFRAIEVNASDSRGKADAKIQKGIGGSTSNSIKELVSNEGLNPNMERSQNPNTVLIMDEVDGMSAGDRGGIADLIASIKISKIPIICICNDRYSQKLKSLVNYCLLLSYRKPTKQQMAKRLSQIANAEHLQVNEIALEELAERVNGDMRMALNQLQYMSLSLAVLNFDDIKQRLQNSSKDEDISPFTAVDKLFGFNGGKLRMDERIDLSMSDPDLVPLLVQENYINYRPSSSGKDDNQLKRMSLLARAADSIADGDIVNVQIRRYRQWQLSQIGSLASCIIPAALLHGQREILEQGERNFNRFGGWLGKNSTARKNYRLLEDLHVHLLSSRESNLGRATLRLDYHTLLLKQLTHPLRVLPKDEAVEKVVDFMDLYSINMEDLDTIVELSKFKGHPNPLDGIQPAVKAALTRAYNKGGSSRVIKTADFITLPGMKKAPKKRVAAMLEPVDDALVEENAIVSAENEEEILSDTGDQDDSSDDEKMVESDLLSLNSKAIKVEMELKGSGNSSAKKAPTGRGRGKGSAGVAAATSDQKGGRGTGSGSKRKR